The Hemicordylus capensis ecotype Gifberg chromosome 6, rHemCap1.1.pri, whole genome shotgun sequence genome window below encodes:
- the LOC128331298 gene encoding matrix metalloproteinase-9-like: protein MGGSKYGGNSGGQACVFPFSYKSQTFYTCTNEDAAQGRFWCATTGSYDKDEQWSYCADTRLSSSPTGPCIFPFTYKGNSYSSCTTDGTRDGKPWCSLTKNYDVDPKWTYCDPSEPLPCIFPFIFQGKSYSACTKEGAAENQLWCAVTADYDKDSKWKACASQGNRIKRIAAIYTFEIHDR from the exons ATGGGTGGTTCAA AGTATGGCGGTAATTCCGGTGGACAAGCCTGTGTCTTCCCCTTCTCTTACAAGAGCCAGACATTCTACACCTGCACCAATGAAGATGCTGCCCAAGGGAGATTCTGGTGTGCCACAACCGGGAGTTACGATAAGGATGAGCAGTGGAGCTACTGTGCCGACACAA gGCTAAGTTCAAGTCCGACAGGGCCGTGCATCTTCCCCTTCACCTACAAGGGCAACTCCTACTCATCTTGCACAACAGATGGAACACGTGATGGAAAGCCCTGGTGCTCTCTCACCAAGAACTATGATGTGGATCCAAAATGGACATACTGCGACCCCTCAG AACCCCTCCCCTGCATTTTCCCTTTCATATTCCAGGGGAAATCCTACTCTGCATGCACCAAAGAAGGCGCTGCTGAGAACCAACTGTGGTGTGCCGTAACTGCTGATTATGACAAGGATAGTAAATGGAAGGCATGTGCAAGCCAAG